From a single Nicotiana tomentosiformis chromosome 2, ASM39032v3, whole genome shotgun sequence genomic region:
- the LOC104110834 gene encoding uncharacterized protein, with amino-acid sequence MDVYPSPVVARNKGGGNVSIPSRNGAMITAVKNHRHVVAVDDDDDDASDQIECTGKSCKSCTVGVVADCVALCCCPCAVISILGLAFFKIPWIMGKKILVKGKKKSSKKLEKKKKKKKEMEKSYSYRDCVTYELDSIDGISRRIKVFEDEEEEEAEKERTKWGIVIGEEEELKDKFSGRFIDAEEVWFELYEFGHLGFGRVSFTGISPSSANRS; translated from the coding sequence ATGGATGTATACCCATCTCCAGTAGTTGCACGTAATAAGGGTGGTGGGAACGTGAGTATTCCATCAAGAAATGGCGCAATGATCACCGCCGTGAAGAACCACCGGCATGTGGTGGCCGTCGACGATGACGACGACGACGCCAGCGACCAAATCGAGTGCACGGGAAAATCCTGCAAGTCATGTACAGTTGGAGTGGTTGCAGATTGCGTGGCATTATGTTGCTGTCCTTGTGCAGTAATAAGTATTTTAGGACTGGCATTTTTCAAGATTCCGTGGATAATGGGTAAAAAAATCTTGGttaaagggaaaaagaaaagCAGTAAAAAGttggagaaaaagaagaagaaaaagaaggaaatggAGAAGAGTTACAGTTACCGTGATTGTGTGACGTATGAACTGGACAGTATAGATGGAATATCAAGAAGAATAAAAGTatttgaagatgaagaagaagaagaagcagaaaaagAAAGGACGAAATGGGGAATAGTAATTGGAGAAGAAGAAGAGTTAAAAGACAAATTTAGTGGGAGGTTTATTGATGCAGAAGAGGTTTGGTTTGAGTTGTATGAATTTGGTCATTTGGGTTTTGGTAGAGTTTCTTTCACTGGAATCTCACCTTCTTCTGCTAATAGGTCATAA
- the LOC104110833 gene encoding PWWP domain-containing protein 6, with amino-acid sequence MSMDQNTEKTKTLAGLAAEALDSETLMADTGSVPVHVLLDKAPRVSQVDHQLNVNGNADTGATTGPVVATGNKFNGDGISLLVEVHRSLENVDGSLKECGSKGMNGEENGAEQTETEMVDAVDGGKDVERSGTERGSQGTEEEQGSGHLFKGMNVEENETEKMENEMVDGGTEDDNSGEDARSVKHVYTVGDFVWGKIKSHPWWPGRIYDASCASDFALKFSQTGRLLVAYFGDGSFSWCPPAQLVPFVDNFEKMSKQSASKSFLYAVEKALDEISVLVEFGMTCQCISEESRCGLSWPLAVNAGIKKGVRLPEGETVRLLLSQYEPAGILKVLKHYARTNSNSNILEFAVLKSWLSAFYRATCGCPLALYCEPLQVEGLEDKKDQVVDANDFSIPIEVPILGPSEEETPKSGPAKGPLTACDKISHKRKQKSVAELMEDSTPSPVETPEKKRRRKSGEQAKGHTSSSKSVDEKVGKRVGNKPGDTDLAKTKNLSVSIPERDEIGDQQDTNGGPLSRERKKSKYLSPPYMSPTLTAGKPNLKRELEAESQKISEITRIGERMANAARHILSSPATNGNEAVKKKKAERFDMTFDTMDIDSVDEVLSEVQSTAVNPLFLKNRSLEKTRGFISTFRNSVYLDGSNYKQYHKVKTGKKRKSRPSSQGTVDEEAGTETSPVILMVTFSAGFSLPSDDEVIQIYNKFGDLNEKETKVLHDSNSVQVVYMRGSDAEEAFQESVKQSPFGATQVNFRIIYPSNSEIPLSSLRSAKGKSQVQLIKQKLKGMSSILEKCNGKITTEEKAELEGEIKGLLEKVSAVTSTNP; translated from the coding sequence ATGTCGATGGACCAAAACACAGAGAAAACCAAAACCCTAGCTGGGTTGGCAGCTGAAGCACTTGATTCTGAAACCCTAATGGCTGATACTGGTTCTGTCCCTGTACATGTGTTGCTTGATAAGGCTCCTAGGGTTTCTCAAGTTGATCACCAGCTGAATGTTAATGGAAATGCGGATACTGGTGCTACTACCGGGCCAGTTGTTGCGACTGGGAACAAGTTCAATGGTGATGGAATTTCTCTTTTGGTGGAAGTTCATCGGTCACTGGAAAATGTTGATGGGAGTTTAAAAGAGTGTGGTAGTAAGGGAATGAATGGAGAGGAGAATGGAGCTGAGCAAACAGAAACTGAGATGGTTGATGCTGTTGATGGGGGAAAAGACGTTGAGAGGAGTGGTACAGAGCGGGGTAGTCAAGGGACAGAAGAAGAGCAAGGATCTGGGCATTTGTTTAAGGGAATGAATGTAGAGGAGAATGAAACTGAGAAAATGGAAAATGAGATGGTTGATGGGGGAACAGAAGATGATAATTCTGGGGAAGATGCAAGGAGTGTAAAACATGTGTATACTGTGGGTGATTTTGTTTGGGGCAAGATTAAGAGTCATCCATGGTGGCCAGGACGTATTTATGATGCTTCCTGTGCCTCGGACTTTGCTTTGAAGTTTAGTCAAACAGGTCGATTGCTAGTTGCATACTTTGGAGATGGCTCATTTTCTTGGTGCCCCCCTGCGCAGTTGGTGCCTTTTGTGGACAACTTTGAAAAAATGTCGAAGCAGAGCGCTTCCAAGAGCTTCTTATATGCTGTTGAAAAGGCCTTGGATGAAATTAGTGTGCTTGTGGAGTTTGGTATGACTTGCCAATGCATCTCTGAAGAGAGTCGTTGTGGACTCAGTTGGCCATTGGCAGTGAATGCTGGAATTAAAAAGGGAGTTCGACTACCTGAAGGAGAAACTGTCAGACTATTACTTTCTCAGTATGAACCTGCTGGAATACTTAAAGTTCTAAAACATTATGCACGAACAAACTCTAATTCCAATATACTTGAGTTTGCTGTCTTGAAAAGTTGGCTATCTGCTTTTTATCGTGCTACATGTGGATGCCCTTTGGCTCTATATTGTGAACCCCTGCAAGTTGAAGGCCTTGAGGACAAGAAGGATCAAGTTGTTGATGCAAATGACTTTAGCATACCTATCGAGGTTCCTATTCTGGGTCCATCAGAAGAAGAAACTCCAAAATCTGGCCCTGCAAAGGGCCCTCTGACTGCTTGTGACAAGATCTCTCACAAAAGAAAGCAGAAAAGTGTTGCTGAACTTATGGAAGATTCTACACCTTCGCCTGTTGAAACGCCTGAGAAGAAAAGGAGGAGGAAGTCTGGTGAGCAAGCTAAAGGTCACACTAGCAGTTCTAAGAGTGTCGATGAAAAAGTTGGTAAGAGGGTAGGCAACAAACCCGGTGACACTGACTTGGCTAAAACAAAGAACCTCAGTGTTTCAATTCCTGAGCGTGATGAAATTGGTGACCAGCAGGACACAAATGGGGGCCCTCTGTCAAGGGAAAGAAAGAAGAGCAAGTATTTATCACCTCCTTATATGAGCCCTACGTTGACTGCAGGAAAACCAAACTTGAAGAGAGAACTGGAAGCAGAATCTCAGAAAATTTCTGAGATAACCAGGATTGGTGAGCGGATGGCAAATGCTGCTCGGCATATTTTATCTTCCCCTGCAACCAATGGCAATGAAGCTGTAAAGAAGAAAAAGGCTGAACGGTTTGACATGACTTTTGACACGATGGATATCGATTCGGTCGATGAGGTACTCTCTGAGGTTCAGTCTACTGCTGTCAACCCTCTTTTCTTGAAGAATAGATCTCTTGAGAAGACCAGAGGTTTCATCTCCACCTTCAGGAACTCAGTCTATCTGGACGGATCAAACTACAAGCAATATCACAAAGTGAAAACAGGAAAGAAGAGAAAATCTCGGCCGTCTAGTCAGGGAACAGTAGATGAGGAAGCTGGTACAGAAACTTCACCTGTGATTCTGATGGTGACATTCTCAGCTGGTTTTTCTTTGCCGTCAGATGACGAAGTTATCCAAATATATAACAAGTTTGGGGATCTGAATGAAAAGGAAACAAAAGTGTTACATGATTCAAACTCTGTTCAAGTTGTTTACATGCGTGGTTCAGATGCTGAAGAGGCCTTCCAAGAATCGGTAAAGCAAAGTCCTTTTGGTGCTACCCAAGTTAACTTTAGGATCATTTATCCCTCAAACTCCGAGATTCCACTTTCTTCGCTGAGATCAGCTAAGGGGAAGTCACAGGTGCAACTAATCAAGCAGAAGCTGAAGGGGATGTCATCAATCCTGGAAAAATGCAATGGTAAGATTACGACAGAGGAGAAGGCGGAGTTGGAGGGTGAGATAAAAGGCTTGCTGGAGAAGGTTAGTGCAGTGACATCAACAAACCCATAG